The sequence below is a genomic window from Lolium perenne isolate Kyuss_39 chromosome 7, Kyuss_2.0, whole genome shotgun sequence.
ACCATTGATCGCCGCCGTCGTGATCTTCCGCCGCTGCGATCTGCCCAACCGAAGCATCGATCGCTGCTGCCGTGCTCTGCTGACGCTCCACGTTCATGAGGAAACAGAAGAATGTTGATCAATCTTCCAAGAGGGAACGTACTCCATTTCAAGATATAACCCAAGAATCTGCAAATAAAAATAATGGAGCAAAACAAGGCAGTGGCAAGAAGCTGAGTTGGTATGCTCGATTGTCTCCTgaggcaaagcaagaacacctaaAGAAGCTGCGGATAGCTCGTGAACAAAAAAAAACGCAGCTACAAGCATTGGTAAATTTATTATGATCTAATTTTATTATCTGATGCATCTACGTTGATCACTGAGCATGCTCTTTTATCAGGAGAGCATACCACTTTCAAAGATAGGACAGACAAATATACTGATGAAAATGAAGAGCCCACACAAGGTATAGGACCATGCATCTTATTTTTTATCTTATTTTATCATCTGCCGCATCTAGGTTGATCACTGAGCATGCTATTTTATCAGGAGAGCATACCCCTTTCAAAGACATGACAAACAGATATACTGATGAAAATGGAGAGCCTGCGCAAGGTATAAGACCATGCTCTTTTAAATTCACCGTTTTGTATTCACAATTATCATTGACCATGCTAAACTTAACACATCAGGGGGCATGCAAAACGGTGCGGCGAGCTTGGTTGACGGAGTTTCGCCATCTCGGATAATACAAGTGGTCTCTTGATCATCTAAACAGACAAAAAATTCTTAGAATATTGTCAGTCTTTTATATGTTTTGACCTTTCTTGTCTCCTTCCCAATATTTCTACCAGATGAGGATTCTACATCATGCATCTGAGTCAACCAGTGAAAAAATGGGAGTTCTAGGCAGCAGTCAATTATCTGGAGAGAATAATACTTTCAAAGACCGGAAAAAGATATATAATTATGACAACCCAGAACTAGCACAAGGTAATTATGAGTGGACCATACCAGATTTAGATGCACCATTTTATATTTAGAATGACTATTGACCATGCAAAACTGAAAACATCAGGGAGCATCCAAAAAGGTCAAACATGTTGTTCTGAGAACAATGCTTCGAGCTTTATGGACAGAGTTTCACCATCTCTGATGCAGGTAGGTCAGAATAACACTGATATGTCAAGTCTCTTTATAACATACTGTAACACTTACCTTCTTTGTCTTCTTCCCTGCATTTCTACTAGATGAGGGGTCAAGATAATGCATCTGAATATCCTCTGGCACAACTTACCCCAGTTAGAGATCAAACCAACAGTTGTGCAGATACAAATAGCAGTGTCACGAAGCAAAGTTGGTACGGTCGATTGTCTGCGGAGAAGAAACAAGAATACCTGTTGAAGCAACGCAGATACCGCCAACTAAAAAAGATTTCACCCCTAAATTTTGGCAGTTTAGAAGAACCAAAACATCTTCCAGAGCAAGGTAATAAACATACTATCCAAAAAAAATTTATAATAATGCCCCTATGGACCTGAATATACTAATAATATACCTACTACTAGGATGTACTGCAATGAAACTAAATCAATAACCACGTGGGCATTCTTTTAGGTACGGCATGCTCTCACGAGATTGCGGCGAGCTTTGAGGACGGAGTTTCACCATCTCTGACTCACACCGAAAGTGACACAAATCGGGCAAGGCAGACACCTAACATAGAACGTCGGAAGATGCTCACACCTGATGAAAGAGAAGTCATGAATGCCAAAAGAAGAGCTGACAGGCAAGAGTTAAGTATTGATCAAAGGAATGCTAGCCAAAGAGCTCGAAGACAGAGGGATAGGACGAGTTTACTAGCTAAGCGGAATGCAAAAGTCTTGGCTAAACGGAAGACCCCATGCCCTGAATCCATCACAATGATGTCCCCACTTGGGGTATCCTCCATATCGACATATCCAGCTGTACCAAACACAACACCCGCCATGAATGCAGACAATGCCATGGATGCAGACGATACACCTCATTCCTCACCTTCAGCAGTCACACATAACTACGCCATGGAAACAGACGGTAATTATTCATCTTTGCTTCACTTCCTATTTTCCAGTCAACTACTTACCGGCACCATACTGTTGCAGGTGAATACCTTAGCAGGACATTTGGCAATAACCTCATTCACGATGACTTGATCAACGACACACAGCAGACCGGTGCCCTAGGTAAGGAGAGCAGATCTCATCGAAGGTCTCGAGAACGAGCCGAAAAAATGGGTGGAAGGGAACGAGACGCGAGAAAGTAGTGCACATCGAAGAGCAAATAGACAAAACATACCACATGGGGAGAGGCATGCACATCAGCAACGTTCTAATGCTCGGTTTGCAACTAAGCAGACCAGCCGATGCGCACAGTCAATAACAATGTCATGCCCCGATGCATCTACCTCGTCTGCAAATAGCCCTGTGCCAACCAGGCAATCATCACCTCCTGAAGCAGCATCGGCGAGCACACAAACTTACACCATTGGGACCGACGGTAACTTGGACGCATCTTTGTCAGATTCTTATTTCTAGACATATTATATTAATTCTACATAAACATCAATATTCAATTCTATACTCATCCCACTGACTAAAAAGATATGACTGGTTAAGATGCAGTGAGTATCTAGATAGAACATACCTGTAGCTTTGCTTCCTTCGTGTCAGCATGAGCATTGAATATCTCAATTATAAGCCCAACACGAtccaaaactggctttccgcaggcAACCTACCAACCAAAATATCAAAATGAACAAATAAAGCATCAAGATATCGATCATGAAGTCAAAATACACACGTATTGGTAACTTCAAATAAATTCAACCAAGAAGACTTGCCTCCAACTTCCTCTGTTGGACCCTAGAGAGGAGCATATTAACAAAAACTGCATCTAATTCTGCCTAATAGGATCAATGCAAATACCAAGTGAAAGAACAAACATGTCTTCTCCTTTAAGATTTgaagaaaaaataaagaaaaaacaaATGGTACTATACTACAGACACAGAACATAATGTTTTACCAATATATGGAATCTTTTAATGTATAGAAACAACCATACGCAAGTATGAAAAAAATAGCATAGACAGATAAAATAATAGATAACACGCTGCTTATGCACAATAGGCAAAAGAAATGTGCACCTTTTCGTCCAATGCCCTCATGTAGCACTTGATATTATCCACAGTGTCAGGTCCAAAATATGTACATGCCATGATTGGTTGTGAGATAAATAAAATTAGTATTCCTAAACAAGCCGCACAGAATAAGAAATAACTAAGTGGGCAGACAAAATCAAATGCTAGCTAAAATGGTTGAACATGAGTTATTAAAAATAACTGAGCAATGGTACGAAGTTAAGTTCACGCATCAATCTTTATAACCAAGTCTACGGCACTCTTGCTTACCAATCGAACCCCAGGATATACATACTCTTGGCTATGTATGTTAAGCTAGAAGACAAACATCTTTTTCTCTTTTGCAGTAACCATTGTGCATTTCGAAGGGGTTGGCAGGCACAAGCAGATCTCCGATCACAGCCTCATGTAAAAAACATTGATCACACGCAAGAAGCGCAGTGTATCCTTGCTCTTACAGCGAGAATGAAACTATTAACccacaacctcaaccatcaatacTTTCTGCTCTACCACTGGAGTTCCACTCACCTCATACCGTATCACACAGAGATCTAGCAGCTCTATAGAATGTGTTCTATCAGAAAGCATCCCCCAACCTCAAGCAATTAGGAATAAACTATGAGCCACTCAAGCCAGCATTTATCCTTATTACATCAAAACTAGAATGACTAAATGAAAGAAATGCAGGCATGAGTAGTGCTTCTTAAGCATCAATATTCAGCTCTTAAGAAATGCAGGCATGAGTAGTGTAACTTAGACGCATCTTTGTCAGATTCTTAATTCTAGACATATTATATTAATTCTTTTACTTATCCGACTCAAATAAATTTTAAAGGTGACATGGAGACGTTCCTATCCAGGCTCATGGAGGATAATCCCACTCCAGGCGATCTCATGGATGCTGAGTATTATCTATTCGCCGGTGAAGGTACACCTTCACACCTATAAATGTTTATCTTTCCTCATTGCGTCGAGCGAACATATACTGCATAACTCAATAATGACAGAAGGTTCCGCCGCTGGTGACATGGACTTTGATGAACCAGAGTCGAACGTCGAGGACACCAACAACCTGGATCCTTTTGAATTTGTTTACTCAAACATGCCAGACAACACGCACATCCTGAAGCACGCCGAGAATTGCGGACACTGCAAGGCCAAGAAATTCCAGTACGAGACTAGCGGTTTCTGCTGTCGGAATGGGCAAACTGAGTTGCTTGAACCGGATCCTATACCGGAACTCATGAGGCTGTGGTCTAGCTCCGATGCGGACTCTCGTCATTTCCGTGATAGCATCCGCTTCTTCAACGGACACTTCTCCTTCACAACCCTTGGCGTCACCCTCGACAACAACTACACGAACATGAAGTCCGGGGTGTACACATTCCGAGCACAGAAAACGATGTACCACAATGTGCATTCATTCGGGCCAGGTTCTCGTCCGGAACATCTGCAACTATACTTCTACGACGATGACCCGAACCTAAACCATCGTGCCAAATCCACAGAGAATTTAGATCAGAATGTCGTCAAGATGTTGGTGGACATCCTCAAAGAAAACCCCTACTCAAAACAGTTTAGGAGACTAGGAGCCCAGCAGGAAAACCTTGATGAGTACCGCATTGAGCTAAACACAGACCAGAAGCTAGATCAAAGGAGATATAACAAACCTATATCATATGAGGTGGCTGCTATTTGGGTCGAGGGCAACAACCTAGCAAGAAGGTTCGAGCGCAGCATTATCCTCCATGGTAATAACAATGAGAGATATGGTATACAAGCGACACAGGGCTGTTACGACCCGCTCTCATACCCCCCCGTTCTTCCCAAATGTTGAGCTCGGCTGACATCCTAACATACCTAAACATAATGTATCATACGCAGCTGCACAAAAGTCAAGAGAAGAACGGGATAACGATGCAGGTTCGATCTGCCGTATATATTCATATATTTTCTGCAATTCATTCCCATCTGATGCCTAATAttttttctctttttcctttCGACAGAGGGAAGAAGCAGGATGTGCGTCTCTGTCAGGGACTATTACTGCTATAGGCTGCAGACGCGTCCTGCCATATTCAACCCCATACTGCATGGAGGACGATTGTTCCAGCAGTTTGTTGTAGACATGTACATCAAGATTGAGGGTTGCAGGTTGAACTGGGTCAGGGAGCACCAGAAGGAGATACGTGCTGATTTGTTTAAAGGCATTGTTGATAGCGTCGCTGCAGGAGAATCTCGAGCTGCCGCTGTTGGCATAAGGACAGTGCTCCCATCTTCGTTCAAGGGAGGTTATCAAGACATGAAGAAGAGACATATGGATGCCATGGCACTGGTGCAAACGTACGGCAAGCCTGACATTTTCCTAACAATGACTTGCAACCCAAATTGGCCGGAGATAGTTGATGACTTGTTGCCTGGCTAGACCCCACAAGATCGACCagatcttgttggccgtgttttTAGAGCCAAGCTAGAGGCCATGAAGGAGATGCTCCTCAAAAATCACATCCTCGGTGTTGTCACAGCACATGTATATGTCGTCGAGTTCCAGAAGAGAGGCCTCCCCCATGCCCATTTCCTGTTGATCATGGATTCAACGTATAAGCTCGTTGTGCCAGATCAGTACGACCGTGTCATATCTGCCGAGCTCCCTGACAAGAAAAAATACCCGGAACTCTATGCCATGGTCGTAAAGCATATGATGCACGGCCCATGCGGTGTTCTCAAGCCCAACAACGTGTGCATGCAAGATGGGGTGTGCAAATGCAGATACCCGCGAGCTTTCAACGAGAACACCGTACAAGGGAAGGACTCCTACCCTGTTTACCGCAGACGAAAGGACGGTCGTCACGCAAAGGTCCGTGGTCAGATTCTGGACAACATATGGGTTGTGCCCTATAACCCATACCTTCTGCGCATGTTTAACTGCCACATCAATGTTGAGGTTTGCTCAAGCATCAAAGCGGTGAAGTACCTTTATAAGTACATATATACAAGGGGCACGATCGGGCTTCGTTCAACATCGACCAACCTAACAATGACGGTAACATAGATGAAATCAAGAGATACATTGACACAAGGTGGGTTACTCCACCGGAGGCTATGTGGAGGATATTTGGCTTCAAGCTCTGTGATAACTCGC
It includes:
- the LOC139833596 gene encoding uncharacterized protein — encoded protein: METFLSRLMEDNPTPGDLMDAEYYLFAGEGSAAGDMDFDEPESNVEDTNNLDPFEFVYSNMPDNTHILKHAENCGHCKAKKFQYETSGFCCRNGQTELLEPDPIPELMRLWSSSDADSRHFRDSIRFFNGHFSFTTLGVTLDNNYTNMKSGVYTFRAQKTMYHNVHSFGPGSRPEHLQLYFYDDDPNLNHRAKSTENLDQNVVKMLVDILKENPYSKQFRRLGAQQENLDEYRIELNTDQKLDQRRYNKPISYEVAAIWVEGNNLARRFERSIILHAAQKSREERDNDAEGRSRMCVSVRDYYCYRLQTRPAIFNPILHGGRLFQQFVVDMYIKIEGCRLNWVREHQKEIRADLFKGIVDSVAAGESRAAAVGIRTVLPSSFKGGYQDMKKRHMDAMALVQTYGKPDIFLTMTCNPNWPEIVDDLLPG